GAACCTCGGCGCGGGCAAAGAGCGGATCGGTTGCGGCGGCGGGCTCGGGCAGTACTGTGCGCAGTCCGACGGCAGGCTTCGGCCTTCGCGTGATCTCACTTCCAAGCGCCGCTCCAAGAAGTTCCTCGCCGAGGCAAATCCCCAACAGCGGAAAACTTTCCTCGAGGGTATCGAGGCACAGTTGGCGGCACGGTGCGAGCCAATCGTAGCGCTCGTCTTGGAGAGGGCCGGGCCCGCCTCCGAGGATCACGAGGCCTTGCGAGGTGGAGGCGAGGTTGTCGAACGAGGGGAGTGGCTCGCCGCGGTAGGGGCGCACGAGAGCGAGGGCGAGGCCTGATCTGCGCGCAAGGCCTTCGAGCAAGCCCGGCGGGCAATCATCTTCGTGCTGAATGACCGTCAGTGTTCCGCGCACATTGTTTCCCATGTCCCCGTTATACAGGAGACAAACTCCATGCGACGTACTTGGAGGACTTTCGTCCATCGTTTAGACTGGCCACGCAGCGGCAACCCCTTGCAGCCGCGACCCCGACTCGAACATCATGGAGAAAAGCGTGACCCAGCACAACGACGCCGCGGCAAGCAACGAAACCTCGCAGGGCAATAGCCTCGCCTTTTCGAT
The window above is part of the Dermabacter vaginalis genome. Proteins encoded here:
- a CDS encoding type 1 glutamine amidotransferase, with protein sequence MGNNVRGTLTVIQHEDDCPPGLLEGLARRSGLALALVRPYRGEPLPSFDNLASTSQGLVILGGGPGPLQDERYDWLAPCRQLCLDTLEESFPLLGICLGEELLGAALGSEITRRPKPAVGLRTVLPEPAAATDPLFARAEVRAPHQAFQAFQWHQDEVSALPSATPSGAPIVPLARDEEGRLEAFRAGEAAWGVQFHPEITPAIATRWATTSALTPSDRDPESFAREIERWRGSNQGVDAPVRLLDAFVRFACSAR